One window of Phycisphaeraceae bacterium genomic DNA carries:
- a CDS encoding PIN domain-containing protein, translating to MILVWGIRQEGTADQRKRVGWLFRKLDDEHAQIVVSSVSVSEYLIRVDPAKHAEAVAEISSRFIIHPFDARCVSLAARLFVDGKSQREMGKDDARKCLRADTMIVACAKAAGVLSLYSNDKGCRNLANGIGLDAYDLPGQPEYLCDLSDSAPSQPILPARLSGRSLNAPSSKGKRPALSLPSSRQGGQVRQRRDSSKNRPKK from the coding sequence ATGATCCTCGTGTGGGGAATCAGGCAGGAGGGCACTGCTGACCAGCGAAAGAGGGTGGGGTGGCTGTTTCGAAAGTTGGACGACGAGCACGCGCAGATTGTGGTTTCTTCGGTCTCGGTTTCCGAATATCTGATTCGGGTTGATCCGGCCAAACACGCCGAAGCGGTAGCCGAGATCTCATCTAGGTTCATAATCCATCCATTTGACGCGCGATGCGTATCGCTGGCGGCGCGCCTGTTTGTGGATGGCAAGAGCCAGCGCGAAATGGGCAAGGATGATGCACGCAAGTGCTTGCGGGCGGACACGATGATCGTGGCGTGCGCTAAAGCCGCCGGTGTTCTGTCCTTGTATTCAAATGACAAGGGGTGTCGCAATCTCGCGAACGGAATCGGGCTAGACGCATACGACCTGCCCGGACAACCAGAGTATCTGTGCGATCTAAGCGATTCCGCGCCTAGTCAGCCCATCTTGCCCGCGCGGCTTTCCGGGCGATCTCTGAACGCTCCTTCTTCGAAAGGGAAGCGGCCCGCGCTTTCCCTCCCTTCTTCCCGCCAAGGCGGCCAAGTTCGACAGCGGCGGGATTCTTCGAAGAATCGGCCGAAGAAGTAA
- a CDS encoding DDE-type integrase/transposase/recombinase, which translates to MNRLATSDRVRILACLVEGNSVRATCRMTGFAKGTVLKFVADMGEVCEEYHDRNARDLQATRVQCDEIWSFCYSKEKNVPDRMRGTPGVGDVWTWTALDSTSKFMCGWFVGNRDAECAAAFMQDLAGRLGNRVQLTTDGYKVYERAVQDAFGWQVDYAMLVKQYGEPRDGQARYSPAECIGTHKIPISGRPINGYISTSHVERSNLTMRMGMRRFTRLTNGFSKKFANLRASVAIHFMHYNFCRVHKTLRVTPAMEIGIADHVWELEELVGLLDAKELAPVGTDSNKRGPYKKKAKDSD; encoded by the coding sequence ATGAATCGCCTCGCCACTTCCGATCGCGTCCGCATCCTCGCCTGCCTTGTGGAAGGCAACAGCGTTCGCGCCACCTGCCGCATGACCGGCTTCGCCAAGGGAACGGTCCTGAAGTTCGTGGCGGATATGGGCGAGGTGTGCGAGGAATACCACGATCGCAATGCCCGCGACCTTCAGGCGACGCGCGTCCAGTGCGATGAGATTTGGTCATTCTGCTACAGCAAGGAGAAGAACGTCCCCGATCGGATGCGCGGCACTCCGGGCGTCGGTGACGTTTGGACTTGGACCGCGCTCGACAGCACCAGCAAGTTCATGTGCGGGTGGTTCGTCGGGAACCGTGACGCGGAGTGTGCCGCCGCGTTCATGCAGGACTTGGCGGGTCGGCTGGGCAACCGCGTTCAACTGACCACCGACGGGTACAAGGTCTATGAGCGCGCCGTTCAGGACGCCTTTGGCTGGCAGGTGGACTACGCCATGCTCGTCAAGCAGTACGGCGAGCCCCGCGACGGTCAGGCCCGCTACAGCCCCGCCGAGTGCATCGGCACGCACAAGATCCCGATCAGTGGTCGCCCTATCAATGGCTATATCAGCACGAGTCACGTTGAGCGCAGCAACCTGACCATGCGGATGGGGATGCGTCGGTTTACCCGCCTGACCAACGGGTTCAGCAAGAAGTTCGCCAACCTTCGCGCGTCGGTCGCCATTCACTTCATGCACTACAACTTCTGCCGCGTTCACAAGACTCTGCGCGTCACGCCCGCGATGGAGATTGGCATTGCCGATCACGTCTGGGAACTGGAGGAACTGGTCGGCCTGCTGGACGCCAAGGAACTGGCCCCCGTCGGCACCGATTCCAACAAGCGTGGCCCGTACAAGAAGAAGGCCAAAGATTCAGACTGA
- the acs gene encoding acetate--CoA ligase, with translation MSDSIESVLQENRRFPAPAAPAARMPRWLVPSLDEYKREHTRSITDPEGFWGEVARELHWFKPWSKVLDWKVPDAKWFVGATTNVCYNCIDRQVEQGHGDKVAIVWEGEPVGGGSGGGGGGPEVQRLTYNDLKRDVSKFANALKALGVKKGDIVTIYMGMVPEVAVAMLACARIGAAHSVIFGGFSTQAIVDRVLDAKSRTIITCDGAYRRGSIVPLKESVDAAVAQLVQAGHEVKNVIVHTRVGNQTAWHSGRDHSFKDLLLASSDQCPCEHMDSEDMLFLLYTSGSTGKPKGILHTTGGYMVHTYLTSKLTFNLIPDDNQLYWCTADVGWVTGHSYILYGLLPNRVPTLMYEGAPNFPKEDRFWDIIERHKVTQFYTAPTAIRAFMKWGDQHPKKHDLSSLRVLGSVGEPINPEAWMWYHETIGSSRCPIVDTWWQTETGGHMITPLPGAITTKPGSCTLPFFGVDAAIVDESGKEQPHNTGGLLVVRKPWPGMLRGVYGDRERFIQTYFTRVPGMYFTGDGARRDADGYFWIMGRVDDVINVSGHRLGTMEVESALVSHDAVVEAAVVGMPHEIKGTGIAAFVTLAPGSEPASPADADKLKNALREHVSKEIGAIAKPDQIRFTPALPKTRSGKIMRRLLRAIASGDAKITQDTTTLEDYSVLARLKETEEG, from the coding sequence ATGTCCGACTCCATCGAGTCCGTCCTCCAGGAAAACCGCCGCTTCCCCGCTCCGGCAGCCCCCGCCGCACGGATGCCCCGCTGGCTCGTCCCCTCTCTGGATGAGTACAAGCGCGAGCACACCCGCTCCATCACGGATCCCGAGGGGTTCTGGGGCGAGGTCGCCCGTGAACTCCACTGGTTCAAGCCGTGGTCGAAGGTCCTCGACTGGAAGGTCCCCGACGCGAAGTGGTTCGTCGGCGCCACCACCAACGTCTGCTACAACTGCATCGATCGCCAGGTCGAACAGGGCCACGGCGACAAGGTCGCCATCGTCTGGGAAGGTGAGCCGGTCGGAGGAGGCAGTGGCGGGGGTGGGGGGGGACCGGAAGTCCAGCGCCTCACCTACAACGACCTCAAGCGCGATGTCTCGAAGTTCGCCAACGCCCTGAAGGCGCTCGGCGTCAAGAAGGGTGACATCGTCACCATCTATATGGGCATGGTCCCCGAGGTCGCCGTCGCCATGCTCGCCTGCGCCCGCATCGGCGCGGCACACTCCGTCATCTTCGGCGGCTTCTCCACCCAGGCCATCGTCGACCGCGTCCTCGACGCCAAGTCGCGCACCATCATCACCTGCGACGGCGCATACCGGCGTGGCTCCATCGTCCCCCTCAAAGAGTCCGTCGATGCCGCGGTCGCCCAGCTCGTCCAGGCCGGCCACGAGGTGAAGAACGTCATCGTTCACACCCGCGTCGGCAACCAGACCGCGTGGCACTCCGGCCGCGACCACTCCTTCAAAGACCTTCTCCTCGCCTCCTCCGACCAGTGCCCCTGCGAGCACATGGACTCGGAGGACATGCTCTTCCTCCTCTACACCTCCGGCTCCACTGGAAAGCCCAAGGGCATCCTCCACACCACCGGCGGCTACATGGTCCACACCTACCTCACCAGCAAACTCACCTTCAACCTCATCCCCGACGACAACCAGCTCTACTGGTGTACGGCCGATGTCGGCTGGGTCACCGGCCACTCCTACATCCTCTACGGCCTCCTCCCGAACCGCGTCCCGACGCTCATGTATGAGGGCGCGCCGAACTTCCCGAAAGAAGACCGCTTCTGGGACATCATCGAGCGTCACAAGGTCACCCAGTTCTACACCGCGCCCACCGCCATCCGCGCCTTCATGAAGTGGGGCGATCAGCACCCGAAAAAACACGACCTCTCCTCCCTCCGCGTCCTCGGCTCCGTCGGCGAGCCCATCAACCCCGAGGCCTGGATGTGGTACCACGAAACCATCGGCTCCTCGCGCTGCCCCATCGTTGACACCTGGTGGCAGACCGAAACCGGCGGCCACATGATCACGCCCCTTCCCGGCGCCATCACCACCAAGCCCGGCTCCTGCACCCTCCCCTTCTTCGGCGTGGACGCCGCGATCGTGGACGAGAGCGGCAAAGAACAGCCCCACAACACCGGCGGCCTCCTCGTCGTCCGAAAGCCCTGGCCCGGCATGCTCCGTGGCGTCTACGGCGATCGCGAGCGCTTCATCCAGACCTACTTCACCCGCGTCCCCGGCATGTACTTCACCGGCGACGGCGCACGCCGCGATGCCGACGGCTACTTCTGGATCATGGGGCGCGTCGATGATGTCATCAACGTCTCCGGGCACCGGCTCGGAACGATGGAGGTCGAGAGCGCGCTCGTCAGCCACGACGCCGTCGTCGAGGCCGCCGTCGTCGGCATGCCGCACGAGATCAAGGGCACGGGCATCGCGGCCTTCGTGACGCTCGCCCCCGGCTCCGAGCCCGCATCCCCTGCCGATGCCGACAAGCTCAAGAACGCCCTCCGCGAGCACGTCTCCAAGGAGATCGGCGCGATCGCCAAACCCGACCAGATCCGATTCACCCCCGCGCTCCCCAAGACCCGCTCCGGCAAGATCATGCGCCGTCTCCTCCGCGCCATCGCCTCGGGGGATGCCAAAATCACGCAGGACACCACGACGCTGGAGGATTACAGCGTGCTGGCGCGGCTGAAGGAGACCGAGGAGGGGTGA
- the tadA gene encoding Flp pilus assembly complex ATPase component TadA — translation MAKYNIDDILSELGVQKGEEGRRALPRDPRKQHRIDREEAAFSPLPAMPANQKVFQTADEADETMSIDPAVRSRPELAPKPTVGPALSEVYTPSPGAIVPTGTSDLGQLLAAKGVITPEQLMTAQNVIRQSPGRSLIEVLLEQGVMEAPIQQAVAEMKGLPFERVDVEKGLDGGFDGKLLQRLTPEFCKQHMVLPLRMEGARAVVGAVNADDVFLIDDIKARLGVPGVKMVVITAYDIRGAMEIIGAGAAAEEQVDLDQIMTDVAESDVAIEKAATSEVDLEQQAGEGPVIRYVNYIIQTALKEGASDIHIEPSEKKVKVRFRIDGVLFEMMNPPAAMGPAITSRLKIMAGLDIAERRVPQDGRIRCTVSGRKLDLRMSTLPNTYGEKTVMRILDTRSINVQLEDLGFESATLEIWRKLIDAPHGIILVTGPTGSGKTTTLYSSLRQLDKNKMNISTVEDPVEYHLDGITQTQTHEKIGMSFAKALKALLRQDPDVIMVGEIRDLETASTAIQASLTGHLVLSTLHTNDAPSSITRLVNIGVEPFLVGAATNGVLAQRLLRRLCTNCKAQEAPTEEMAEFLTMQGMESDTIWAAKGCDKCRNIGYSGRVGIYELLAVDDQLRDVIARNPNVSEFRRLCIERGMVALRDDGFRKVARGLTTVEEVLSATEASH, via the coding sequence ATGGCCAAGTACAACATCGACGACATCCTGAGCGAGCTCGGCGTCCAGAAGGGGGAAGAGGGACGCCGCGCGCTCCCGCGCGATCCCCGCAAGCAGCACCGCATCGACCGCGAAGAGGCGGCGTTCAGCCCCCTGCCCGCGATGCCCGCCAACCAGAAGGTCTTCCAGACCGCCGACGAAGCCGACGAGACGATGTCGATCGACCCGGCGGTGCGCTCACGCCCCGAACTGGCCCCGAAGCCAACCGTCGGCCCCGCGCTCTCAGAGGTCTACACGCCCTCGCCCGGCGCGATCGTGCCGACCGGCACATCCGACCTCGGCCAGTTGCTCGCCGCCAAGGGTGTCATCACGCCCGAGCAGTTGATGACCGCGCAGAACGTCATCCGCCAGTCTCCGGGCCGCTCGCTCATCGAGGTCCTCCTCGAACAGGGCGTGATGGAGGCCCCCATCCAACAGGCCGTCGCGGAGATGAAGGGTCTCCCCTTCGAGCGCGTCGATGTCGAGAAGGGGCTCGACGGCGGGTTCGACGGCAAACTCCTCCAGCGGCTGACCCCGGAGTTCTGCAAGCAGCACATGGTGCTCCCGCTCAGGATGGAAGGGGCGCGGGCCGTGGTCGGCGCGGTCAACGCCGACGATGTCTTCCTGATCGACGACATCAAGGCACGCCTCGGCGTCCCAGGCGTCAAGATGGTCGTCATCACCGCCTACGACATCCGCGGCGCGATGGAGATCATCGGAGCCGGAGCCGCAGCCGAAGAGCAGGTCGATCTCGACCAGATCATGACCGACGTCGCCGAGTCGGATGTCGCCATCGAGAAAGCCGCGACCTCCGAGGTCGATCTCGAGCAGCAGGCCGGCGAAGGCCCCGTCATCCGCTACGTCAACTACATCATCCAGACCGCCCTCAAGGAGGGCGCGTCCGACATCCACATCGAGCCCTCTGAGAAAAAGGTCAAGGTCCGCTTCCGCATCGACGGTGTCCTCTTCGAGATGATGAACCCTCCCGCGGCCATGGGCCCCGCCATCACCAGCCGCCTCAAGATCATGGCCGGGCTCGACATCGCCGAGCGCCGCGTGCCGCAGGACGGGCGCATCCGCTGCACCGTCTCCGGACGCAAGCTCGACCTGCGTATGTCAACGCTCCCCAACACGTATGGCGAGAAAACCGTCATGCGTATCCTCGACACCCGCTCCATCAACGTGCAGCTCGAGGATCTCGGCTTCGAGTCTGCAACGCTCGAAATCTGGCGCAAGCTCATCGACGCCCCCCACGGCATCATCCTCGTCACCGGCCCCACCGGCTCGGGTAAGACCACCACCCTCTACTCCTCCCTCCGCCAGCTCGACAAGAACAAGATGAACATCTCCACCGTCGAGGACCCCGTCGAGTACCACCTCGACGGCATCACCCAGACCCAGACGCACGAGAAGATCGGCATGAGCTTCGCCAAGGCGCTCAAGGCCCTCCTGCGTCAGGACCCCGATGTCATCATGGTCGGCGAAATCCGAGACCTCGAGACCGCCAGCACCGCCATCCAGGCCTCCCTCACCGGCCACCTCGTCCTTTCAACCCTCCACACCAACGACGCCCCCTCCTCCATCACCCGCCTCGTCAACATCGGCGTCGAGCCCTTCCTCGTCGGCGCTGCCACCAACGGCGTCCTCGCCCAGCGACTCCTCCGTCGCCTCTGCACCAACTGCAAGGCCCAGGAAGCCCCCACCGAAGAAATGGCCGAGTTCCTCACCATGCAGGGCATGGAGTCCGACACCATCTGGGCCGCCAAGGGCTGCGACAAGTGCCGCAACATCGGCTACTCCGGACGCGTCGGCATCTATGAGCTCCTCGCCGTCGACGACCAGCTCCGCGATGTCATCGCCAGAAACCCCAACGTCTCCGAGTTCCGGCGCCTCTGCATCGAACGAGGCATGGTCGCCCTCCGCGACGACGGCTTCCGAAAGGTCGCCCGCGGCCTCACCACCGTCGAGGAAGTCCTGAGCGCGACAGAGGCATCACACTGA
- the mqnB gene encoding futalosine hydrolase yields MVDHPPKSRILVVVASEIEAKAAARGLGTENWGEPWHAHPITNLADLLLTGVGKSNAAGAVARAIDRSRYAALLSIGIAGTLEPETLPLCTSIAVESATLADEGIETESGFLTLREMGFPPLPGVSDALPADPRFFSALSRITNRTAHLATVSTCSGTDARAARVRAQIAGSPRAEDMETAAIALVCTRLGLPWSGLRIISNTTGNRQQQTWDLKAALDRLSAMIGPAIDAVSNALRSS; encoded by the coding sequence GTGGTCGATCATCCTCCCAAGAGCCGGATTCTGGTGGTCGTCGCTTCCGAGATCGAGGCCAAGGCCGCGGCACGGGGGCTAGGGACCGAAAACTGGGGTGAACCCTGGCACGCCCACCCGATCACAAACCTCGCGGATCTGCTACTGACCGGCGTCGGAAAGTCCAACGCCGCAGGGGCCGTCGCCCGCGCCATCGATCGCTCTCGCTACGCCGCACTCCTCTCTATCGGTATCGCCGGCACTCTGGAACCAGAGACGCTCCCGCTCTGCACATCCATCGCCGTTGAGAGCGCAACACTCGCCGATGAGGGAATCGAAACCGAGAGCGGTTTCCTCACCCTGAGGGAGATGGGCTTCCCTCCCCTCCCCGGAGTGTCCGACGCCCTCCCCGCCGACCCCCGATTCTTCAGCGCACTCTCACGCATCACCAACCGAACCGCCCACCTCGCAACAGTCTCGACCTGTTCCGGCACAGACGCACGGGCCGCGCGGGTCCGTGCGCAGATCGCGGGCTCACCCCGGGCTGAGGACATGGAAACCGCCGCGATCGCCCTCGTCTGCACCCGCCTCGGTCTTCCGTGGAGCGGACTCAGGATCATCAGCAACACCACAGGCAACCGCCAGCAACAGACATGGGATCTGAAGGCCGCGCTCGATCGACTCAGCGCGATGATCGGGCCGGCCATCGACGCCGTCTCGAACGCGCTCCGATCCTCCTGA
- a CDS encoding peptidyl-prolyl cis-trans isomerase: MRTRVILSAVLACATVCVASASAQDGTTPPATSPQTQPAPAPTEAKEKIVYVKMTTSMGDIVLELDGEKAPISVENFMNYVNKGHYDGTIFHRVIDGFMIQGGGFTPDLKQKPVDNPIKNEWKNGLKNKAGTIAMARTNVADSATSQFFINVNDNDFLDTPRDGAAYAVFGKVVSGMDVVNKIKGVRTGMRSGGMSDVPIEPVMIQKTVKITREEAIPAGNG, from the coding sequence ATGAGAACGCGTGTCATTCTTTCGGCCGTGCTTGCGTGTGCGACGGTCTGCGTGGCGTCCGCGTCGGCACAGGATGGGACAACCCCACCCGCAACATCCCCCCAAACCCAGCCGGCCCCGGCACCGACCGAGGCCAAGGAGAAGATCGTGTACGTGAAGATGACCACATCGATGGGTGACATCGTGCTCGAACTCGACGGCGAGAAGGCGCCTATCTCGGTCGAGAACTTCATGAACTACGTCAACAAGGGCCACTACGACGGCACCATCTTCCATCGCGTGATCGACGGCTTCATGATCCAGGGGGGCGGCTTCACGCCCGATCTCAAGCAGAAGCCCGTTGACAATCCCATCAAGAACGAGTGGAAGAACGGCCTCAAGAACAAGGCCGGCACCATCGCGATGGCACGCACCAACGTCGCCGACTCCGCCACCAGCCAGTTCTTCATCAACGTCAATGACAACGACTTCCTCGACACGCCACGCGACGGCGCTGCCTACGCCGTCTTCGGCAAGGTCGTCTCCGGCATGGACGTCGTCAACAAGATCAAGGGCGTCCGCACCGGGATGCGCAGCGGCGGCATGAGCGATGTGCCCATCGAGCCCGTCATGATCCAGAAGACCGTCAAGATCACACGGGAAGAGGCGATCCCAGCAGGCAATGGCTAA
- the pilO gene encoding type 4a pilus biogenesis protein PilO, giving the protein MRVRDMMMALVLVAVPLASYFLVFGPQNKRIAKTRSEIRHKQEILDKLRSETARNADLIRANEEIGELIKQTEARLPDGKEVDSIVRHISELAVQSGLTAPSMESGKPVAAAMYMEQPIKVTTAGDFRGFYEFLLSLERLPRITRLPDMNLERVQDPDGNIKAQFTLSIYFTDARAN; this is encoded by the coding sequence ATGCGAGTTCGTGACATGATGATGGCATTGGTGCTGGTGGCGGTCCCGCTTGCATCGTACTTCCTGGTCTTCGGGCCTCAGAACAAGCGCATCGCCAAGACGCGCTCCGAGATCCGCCACAAGCAGGAGATCCTCGACAAGCTCCGCTCCGAGACCGCACGCAACGCCGACCTCATCCGCGCCAACGAAGAGATCGGCGAGCTCATCAAGCAGACCGAGGCCAGACTCCCGGACGGCAAAGAGGTCGATTCCATCGTGCGACACATCTCAGAGCTCGCCGTCCAGTCGGGGCTCACCGCCCCCTCGATGGAGAGCGGCAAGCCCGTCGCCGCCGCCATGTACATGGAGCAGCCCATCAAGGTCACCACCGCCGGCGACTTCCGCGGGTTCTACGAGTTCCTCCTCAGTCTCGAACGCCTCCCCCGCATCACCCGCCTCCCCGACATGAACCTCGAACGCGTGCAGGACCCCGACGGCAACATCAAGGCGCAGTTCACGCTCAGCATCTACTTCACCGACGCGAGGGCCAACTGA
- a CDS encoding PilN domain-containing protein — MINPFAQAKQPVAGGSFLPEDYISRKADGRANILCLFLFAVVMAGVVSAFLVTNRQWESVKAEHKAINTAYEQETKKIEQLKALETQRESMIERAEITTALIEKTPRSLLAAEVVQRMPEGITLLTADLRSKRIVQAPALESKAAEVRSVSGSSKAGSKAPAKTSSKSKTAKNTPPPAPRPQAPRLESTLILTGVAGANQEIADYLQALKQCDILESVELAYIKESVMSDLTLRKFQIDAKIRSGARIASAPQPTPTPGAPATAQPQNADQSTMTPVTNPADAAVAQAGKEE, encoded by the coding sequence ATGATCAATCCGTTCGCACAAGCAAAGCAACCGGTCGCGGGTGGGAGCTTCCTCCCCGAGGACTACATCAGCCGGAAGGCCGACGGCAGAGCCAACATCCTCTGCCTCTTCCTCTTCGCCGTTGTGATGGCGGGCGTCGTCTCGGCGTTCCTCGTCACCAATCGCCAGTGGGAATCGGTGAAGGCCGAGCACAAAGCCATCAACACCGCCTACGAGCAGGAGACAAAGAAGATCGAGCAGCTCAAGGCCCTTGAGACCCAGAGAGAATCCATGATCGAGCGCGCCGAGATCACCACCGCGCTCATCGAGAAGACGCCCCGATCGCTCCTCGCAGCAGAGGTCGTCCAGCGCATGCCCGAGGGCATCACGCTGCTCACCGCCGATCTTCGCAGCAAGCGGATCGTCCAGGCCCCCGCGCTCGAGTCGAAGGCCGCCGAGGTTCGCTCGGTCAGCGGCTCCTCCAAGGCGGGCTCGAAGGCCCCGGCGAAGACATCCAGCAAGTCCAAGACCGCCAAGAACACGCCGCCCCCGGCACCGAGGCCCCAGGCGCCGCGCCTCGAATCGACACTGATCCTCACCGGTGTCGCCGGCGCAAACCAGGAGATCGCGGACTACCTGCAGGCCCTCAAGCAGTGCGACATCCTCGAATCCGTCGAACTGGCGTACATCAAGGAATCCGTGATGAGCGACCTCACGCTCAGAAAGTTCCAGATCGACGCCAAGATCCGCTCGGGGGCCCGCATCGCGTCCGCCCCGCAGCCTACGCCGACGCCCGGCGCGCCCGCCACGGCTCAGCCCCAGAACGCCGACCAGAGCACCATGACACCAGTGACCAATCCGGCCGACGCCGCCGTCGCGCAGGCCGGGAAGGAGGAGTGA
- the pilM gene encoding pilus assembly protein PilM, whose amino-acid sequence MLQIAKGDPPTLVAAASVETPEELLTDTGARLSFQADALGRLVRSGGFRGKRAVCAIPSGMAVCKHVRVAKSDPVSVNLQVSSTLAQQVNMHPASLVLRTVDVGEVERVGATGGKQAEIICIAAARDGLSRLMDAIKSARLEPVGMHSEFAATILAFGDLARAPVGGVERTTLYLDIGAGSTRVMIAHDDKMVFARVINMGGIALDEAIVSSRNLTLPEAHKARYACAGAMPDRGTIAEAGVGARARASASVADRSADEPVGLTNEVACATLAPCGPDDPALNEAIEILTDEVTMCLRYHESLFPSRRVSGIVFVGGEARHAGLCQHLARALRLPAQIADPLARVAQTGKEPATGVNLREAQPGWTVPLGLCLSPTDL is encoded by the coding sequence GTGCTCCAGATCGCCAAGGGCGATCCGCCCACGCTCGTCGCCGCTGCCAGTGTCGAGACGCCCGAGGAACTCCTCACCGACACCGGTGCTCGTCTGAGCTTCCAGGCCGACGCCCTCGGACGCCTCGTCCGCTCCGGCGGCTTCCGGGGCAAGCGAGCCGTCTGCGCCATCCCCTCCGGCATGGCCGTCTGCAAGCACGTCCGTGTCGCCAAGAGCGATCCGGTCTCCGTCAATCTCCAAGTGTCATCCACGCTCGCCCAGCAGGTCAACATGCACCCCGCTTCGCTCGTGCTCCGCACCGTCGATGTCGGCGAGGTTGAACGCGTCGGGGCAACCGGCGGCAAGCAGGCGGAAATCATCTGCATCGCCGCCGCTCGCGACGGGCTCTCCCGCCTCATGGACGCGATCAAGAGTGCGCGGCTCGAACCCGTGGGCATGCACAGCGAGTTCGCCGCAACCATCCTCGCGTTCGGCGATCTGGCCCGTGCGCCCGTCGGCGGGGTCGAGCGCACCACCCTCTACCTCGACATCGGCGCGGGCTCGACACGCGTCATGATCGCCCACGACGACAAGATGGTCTTCGCCCGCGTCATCAACATGGGCGGGATCGCGCTCGACGAAGCGATCGTCTCCTCACGCAACCTGACGCTCCCAGAGGCCCACAAGGCGCGCTACGCCTGCGCCGGCGCCATGCCCGATCGCGGCACGATCGCCGAGGCAGGCGTCGGGGCTCGCGCACGGGCGAGCGCCTCCGTCGCGGATCGCAGCGCGGACGAACCCGTCGGGCTCACAAACGAAGTCGCGTGCGCCACACTCGCGCCCTGCGGCCCGGACGACCCCGCGCTCAACGAGGCCATCGAGATCCTCACAGATGAGGTCACCATGTGCCTCCGATACCACGAGTCACTCTTCCCGAGCCGGCGCGTCAGCGGCATCGTCTTCGTCGGGGGCGAGGCGCGTCACGCCGGGCTCTGCCAGCACCTGGCCAGGGCGCTCCGACTCCCCGCTCAGATCGCAGACCCGCTCGCAAGGGTCGCCCAGACCGGCAAGGAACCCGCCACCGGCGTCAACCTGCGCGAGGCCCAGCCCGGATGGACCGTCCCACTTGGCCTCTGCCTGAGCCCCACCGACCTCTGA